In Micromonospora purpureochromogenes, a single window of DNA contains:
- the fabI gene encoding enoyl-ACP reductase FabI, whose amino-acid sequence MSGLLAGKRLLVTGVITDASIAFSVAKLAQENGAQVVLTGYGRLSLVERIAKRLPEPAPVIELDVTNPEHLAGLADKVREHVDGLDGVVHSIGFAPQSCLGGGFLDAPWEDVATALQVSTYSYKSLAMAALPLMSAGGAVVGLTFDATKAWPVYDWMGVAKAGLESASRYLALHLGKQGIRSNLVAAGPLRTIAAKSIPGFDQFEDAWTERAPLGWSLTDQEPAARACLALLSDWFPATTGEIVHVDGGYHAIGA is encoded by the coding sequence ATGTCCGGACTGCTCGCCGGTAAGCGGCTGCTGGTCACCGGTGTCATCACCGACGCCTCGATCGCCTTCTCGGTGGCGAAGCTCGCCCAGGAGAACGGCGCACAGGTCGTGCTCACCGGCTACGGCCGGCTCTCCCTGGTCGAGCGGATCGCCAAGCGGCTGCCCGAGCCGGCCCCGGTGATCGAGCTGGACGTGACGAACCCGGAGCACCTGGCCGGCCTGGCCGACAAGGTGCGCGAGCACGTTGACGGCCTGGACGGGGTGGTGCACTCGATCGGGTTCGCCCCGCAGAGCTGCCTCGGCGGCGGCTTCCTCGACGCCCCCTGGGAGGACGTGGCCACCGCGCTCCAGGTCTCCACGTACTCGTACAAGTCCCTCGCGATGGCGGCGCTGCCGCTGATGTCGGCCGGCGGCGCCGTGGTCGGGCTCACCTTCGACGCCACCAAGGCGTGGCCGGTCTACGACTGGATGGGCGTGGCCAAGGCCGGTCTGGAGTCCGCCTCCCGCTACCTGGCCCTGCACCTGGGCAAGCAGGGCATCCGCAGCAACCTGGTCGCCGCCGGCCCGCTGCGCACCATCGCCGCCAAGTCGATCCCCGGCTTCGACCAGTTCGAGGACGCCTGGACCGAGCGGGCCCCGCTCGGCTGGAGCCTCACCGACCAGGAACCGGCCGCCCGGGCCTGCCTGGCGCTGCTGTCCGACTGGTTCCCGGCCACCACCGGCGAGATCGTCCACGTCGACGGCGGCTACCACGCGATCGGCGCCTGA
- a CDS encoding ferrochelatase: MAYDALVLVSFGGPERPEDVLPFLQNVTRGRGVPPERLEEVAEHYLHFGGVSPINQQCRELLAAVRADFAANGVDLPVYWGNRNWDPMLADTVARMRDDGVTRALAFVTSAYGGYSSCRQYQEDIAAARAAVGADAPVIEKLRQFWDHPGFIEPHVDAVQAALAQLDPAKRDTTRVVFTAHSIPVSAAATAGPHGGRYTAQLAEVARLVHAAAAPDLPYDLVWQSRSGPPQVPWLEPDINDHLTALAESGVTSVVVSPIGFVSDHLEVVWDLDTEALETAKRLGLDFVRAGTPGTDPRFVAMVRELVAERTTPDGERLRRRLGELPMWDTCPTPCCVPAARRP; encoded by the coding sequence ATGGCGTACGACGCATTGGTGCTGGTCTCCTTCGGCGGCCCGGAGCGTCCCGAGGACGTGCTGCCCTTCCTGCAGAACGTGACCCGGGGCCGGGGCGTGCCGCCGGAGCGGCTCGAAGAGGTCGCCGAGCACTACCTGCACTTCGGCGGGGTCTCCCCGATCAACCAGCAGTGCCGCGAGCTGCTCGCCGCGGTCCGGGCGGACTTCGCCGCGAACGGCGTCGACCTGCCGGTCTACTGGGGCAACCGCAACTGGGATCCGATGCTCGCCGACACGGTGGCGCGGATGCGCGACGACGGGGTCACCCGCGCGCTGGCCTTCGTCACCAGCGCGTACGGCGGCTACTCGTCCTGCCGGCAGTACCAGGAGGACATCGCCGCGGCCCGGGCCGCCGTCGGCGCCGACGCCCCGGTGATCGAGAAGCTGCGCCAGTTCTGGGACCACCCCGGCTTCATCGAGCCGCACGTCGACGCGGTGCAGGCGGCGCTGGCCCAGCTCGACCCGGCGAAGCGGGACACCACCCGGGTGGTCTTCACCGCGCACTCCATCCCCGTCTCGGCGGCGGCCACCGCAGGTCCGCACGGCGGCCGGTACACCGCGCAGCTGGCGGAGGTCGCCCGGCTGGTGCACGCCGCCGCCGCGCCCGACCTGCCGTACGACCTGGTCTGGCAGAGCCGGTCCGGCCCGCCGCAGGTGCCGTGGCTGGAGCCGGACATCAACGACCACCTGACCGCGCTCGCCGAGTCCGGCGTGACCAGCGTGGTGGTCAGCCCGATCGGTTTCGTCTCCGACCACCTGGAAGTGGTCTGGGACCTGGACACCGAGGCGCTGGAGACGGCAAAGCGGCTGGGCCTGGACTTCGTCCGGGCGGGCACCCCGGGTACCGACCCGCGCTTCGTGGCGATGGTCCGCGAGCTGGTGGCCGAGCGCACCACACCCGACGGGGAGCGGCTGCGCCGCCGCCTCGGCG